In the genome of Lagopus muta isolate bLagMut1 chromosome 21, bLagMut1 primary, whole genome shotgun sequence, one region contains:
- the C21H1orf174 gene encoding UPF0688 protein C1orf174 homolog gives MAAGGKAASGAGGGRRRQTCSHKAAGKRPSKRLKCERTSLVKSGLAGCVCGIENPAAPNAPAEGSTPEGTGDDQVIQLEKSESIPETGGEKRKERDVSSKPCAAKSRRASSKTDSSENLPDRACREEGSSCESLLLEGTDLKDGDIPKKLRELDNSAFLDEDSNQPMPVDRFFGNIDFMQDQLAAVLPSTAMSRREYRRLHFIAKEDEEEDEDAL, from the exons atggcggcgggcGGGAAGGCGGCcagcggggccggcggcgggaGGAGGCGGCAG acTTGTTCACACAAAGCAGCTGGCAAACGGCCCTCCAAGAGGCTAAAATGCGAAAGAACGAGTCTGGTGAAGTCAGGACTGGCAGGTTGTGTGTGTGGGATTGAGAACCCTGCTGCCCCTAACGCACCCGCTGAGGGCTCAACTCCAGAAGGTACAGGAGATGACCAGGTAATTCAACtggaaaaaagtgaaagcatCCCAGAGACTGGTGGAGAAAAACGGAAGGAACGTGATGTTTCTTCAAAGCCATGTGCAGCGAAATCAAGGAGAGCTTCTTCAAAAACAGACAGCAGTGAGAATCTGCCAGATCGTGcctgcagggaggaggggagcagcTGTGAGAGCTTGCTTTTGGAAGGGACCGACTTGAAGGACGGAGACATCCCTAAGAAACTAAGAGAACTGGATAACAGTGCTTTCTTGGATGAAGACAGTAACCAGCCGATGCCAGTGGATCGGTTCTTTGGAAACATTGACTTTATGCAG GATCAGCTAGCAGCTGTACTCCCGAGCACAGCAATGAGCAGGAGGGAATACAGAAGGCTGCATTTCATCGCCaaggaagatgaggaggaggacgaggatGCTCTCTAG
- the DFFB gene encoding DNA fragmentation factor subunit beta, whose product MAAPLRPFRLRRPGSAQKFGAAAGSLRGLLRKGCRLLQLPLAGSRLCLYEDGTELSEAFFRTLPPQTELVLLRPGESWPGCCGDLERFLAALCCRTDAVLEAARRLLEDERAPRRQRLLADLIHNLSGDGAAERRDEDGKWFEGLESRFKNKSSYMRYSCESRIRSYMKEVSNFISNVHPTARDAYKRILDLMSDKLKSVKYNGSYFDRTEEEAAMRLCTKEGWFSCQGPFDRDDCPCKHSINPYTNRESRILFSTWNLDHIIEKKRSVVPELAEAVKTRDGREVNWEYFYQLLFTMHNLKLVHIACHKKTNHNLSCDKTKIYRKRKQTHEIA is encoded by the exons ATGGCGGCTCCTCTCAGGCCATTCCGCCTCCGCCGCCCCGGCAGCGCGCAGAAGttcggggcggcggcggggagccTGCGTGGGCTGCTGCGAAAGGGCTGCCGGCTGCTGCAG CTCCCGTTGGCAGGCAGCCGGCTGTGCCTCTACGAGGACGGGACGGAGCTGAGCGAGGCGTTCTTCCGCACGCTGCCGCCGCAGAcggagctggtgctgctgcgGCCCGGGGAGAGCTGGCCGGGCT GTTGCGGGGACCTGGAGCGGTTCCTGGCCGCCCTGTGCTGCCGGACGGACGCGGTGCTGGAGGCCGCTCGGAGGCTGCTGGAGGACGAACGGGCGCCCCgcaggcagaggctgctggCGGATCTGATCCACAACCTGAGCGGGGACGGCGCGGCCGAGCGCCGGGACGAGGACGGGAAGTGGTTCGAGG GTCTAGAATCTCGTTTTAAGAACAAATCAAGCTATATGCGGTACAGCTGTGAAAGCAGAATACGAAGCTACATGAAAGAG gttagtaattttatttcaaacgTTCATCCTACAGCAAGAGATGCATATAAAAGGATACTCGACCTGATGTCGGATAAACTGAAATCTGTGAAATATAATGGCAGCTACTTCGACAGGACAGAGGAGGAGGCAGCGATGCGCCTGTGCACAAAGGAGGGATGGTTCTCTTGTCAG GGCCCTTTTGACAGAGATGACTGCCCATGTAAGCATTCTATCAACCCCTATACTAACAGGGAAAGCAGAATCCTCTTCAGCACCTGGAATCTCGATCACAT AATAGAAAAGAAACGTAGTGTTGTCCCAGAACTGGCAGAAGCTGTCAAAACACGAGATGGAAGAGAAGTGAACTGGGAGTACTTTTATCAGCTATTGTTTACAATGCATAATCTAAAACTTGTACATATTGCTTGCCATAAGAAAACCAATCACAATCTCAGCTGTGACAAAACtaaaatttacagaaaaaggaagcaaaccCATGAGATTGCATAG